A region of the Megalops cyprinoides isolate fMegCyp1 chromosome 21, fMegCyp1.pri, whole genome shotgun sequence genome:
ttcatctgttgCATGTTTTTCAACTACtcaaagcacaataaaacaactgttaaaactgcaaacatttttttaaatcaagacagtgctgtttcagtacccctgtgttgctgtgtattCCCAAAATTCTCTTTCCCAAATGTTCAAATGATCTGATGCAGACTTGCTGCCTCTGCCCTGGTACCATAGCCACCTGCTGGTTACTCACAAATTGCGCAGGGAACTGTTGGACTCCTAAATACCTGGGAAGTTAGTGGGCTCTTTAAGGTAAAAATCAATTTATGGTAAGCTTTGAGTATTACTGTTACACTTAGGTAGAATGTGCAACAACTCTCTTAACGCTCATAGATTTCAACTTTACCTGCCTTTTGCAAACCATTTCAGAACTGTGACAGAGTTCATCCTAACGTTTATGAGCGACAGACTCGATACGCGCCCGTGGGTTGATCGCAACTGCGCATGTACGCAAGGAATAATTAGGGGAAGTAGGTTGTACCGCCGGGACCGCAGGGGTTCCGGCTGTTATAATAATACTCAGAAAAGCGTAGGCTTGCAAGTCAGAAAGTTCACTTGGGTTTTCCAACCTGCTACCGTTTTACACCTGCCATGAACACTCTCCGTTGGCAtcttccgttttttttttcttttggctaTTAGCTACCCAGGTTGACAGTTATTCTGttgtttatatttttccatttagcTAATTCGACAACTGGCTACCTAGCTAACGGTTAGCCACAGTTACAGAGAAATTACAATGTGTGACAATATTCGTGCGATAGTTAAAGAAATTGTacaacaggaaattaaaaatttaaGAAATGAATTTCAGTCTCTCATCATTGCCATTCAAGCATCGGTGTCCGAATGCTCTGAAAAAGTAGGCAAGGTTGAGGTTACCTTAAGTGGGTTTCACGCTCGCCTTTTTGCGGTTGAGTCTGCCCGCTGCCCCCAGCTGCTAGCGGATAACGGCAATTACGCTTCTTCGTCAAAACATTTTGAGAGAAAACTCAGGCTGGACGATGGTGGACCGGTGGAGGTTGGTAGCTTGGTACCTTGTCCGGAATGTACATACAACAAGCAGGAGCTAATTCGCCCCATTAATTAGAGTCACTCAGTCCAATCATACGATTTTAACTAGCTGTGAACAAGATGCACTTAAGTCTGTTAATACATTGAGACAATCTGACAGAAGTTTTTGTGTTGAAATCAACAAATGTTGTGCTCTGAATACTTTAAGATGTGAAAACCAGAACAATCTAGACCGCCGTAGATACACTTTGTGTTGATCATTTATTAATTGACATTAATGCACATCTTTAGCAACCGTTCAGTGGTTCAAACTTATCCCAAGCCTTCCATATTTAAGTGTAGTAGGGTAGTAGTTTGTATGTAACTTGGCTTCATTGTGATATGAATAATTTTATCAGCAAACCCATTTTGCAGCCGATACCATTGGATTACAGAGAATCATTTTGTACGTGATAACCTTGCACATGATaacttgctgtttttgtatgcattttccTAACTTTCCCCTTTAGGACCACTATAGAAATGTGACCTGGCATTCTGCAGGATTGTGTCATGAATGGAATTAAAGATTTAAATCAAACCGTTGTGCATGCTCATCTCTTTATAGCACACAGACATGGAGGAGCGGGAGTCTGAACTGATTTTTATCAAGGAGGAGAATATTGAAACACACGTGGACAACAGTGACCTACAGGAAATGTTAAAGATCAGTGAGTACAGAAAATCCCTCTAGCATGATTTAACTTGCATATAGATTGTGTGCACACTTTGAAATAATGTAGGTTTTTTCCGCTTCACTTGGCACGTCAACTTGAAAACAGAACCAAGCCTGTGCACCAAAATTTAAATGGAGCTGGGTGTTGGAAGAAAACGGCAACATGCATTTGCTTTAATGAACTGTGATCTAAgatacaatgtaaatgtatctgaTCGATGTAATAAGATTGATGTAAATTCTGCGTAAAAATGGAATGCGTGTGCTTTCAAGAAATTGCATGCCGCCTGCTGTAGAGATTCTTGTGAGTGGGAAAATCTATAAATATAGCACTCTGTTGTGCCAATACTAAAAATGTGTACACAAAGGGTGATTTGTTCCTGACACAAAGCAGCTACATTTTGATTATAACAACAGTGTAGAAATACAGTAAGAGAGGGTCTGGAAGCAGGGTAGTGCTGCCCCACAAATCCCCAAATTGTGGGGGTCCTCTATAATAAGTTGAGTAATCTTCTGCTACACTTGTGTTTGTTGTAATGATACCTGTTGTGCCCAAAATGATTTTCATAAGGGGATTGCTTGATTCTTACAAGCAGAGTTAAGTAAACACTGTTCAAATAGGAATGGTTCTGATCTAGCGCTTTTAAGCACtatatgttgttgtttcatgtATTGGTGATACTTACAAATGGTGTGCACTGTAAGAAGGTCCTTAAGTCCCCCAAACACTGTATCTTTGTCAAAATGTAAGATCTGTCATGGTTTTTAGCTGTGGACATTCCATAGACATACCAAGTGTAGGTATTAGCTGcgtatgtgtacatttttatgtttccttTCTATCTGATGGATATCTTGTGTTTTTATACTCATAGATTAAGTTCTGGTAGTTTTCTTGGTCATGACTGCTAAAATTGTTTTGTAGGATATGTGGAGGTCAGTGGCCCCCCTGATGCTGATGCCTCCCCAGATACCGGACTAATGTCTCCAACTCTTGAGCTGCATGTGGGGAAGCAGTGGGACTCGAAGCAGAAAGCGTACACACAGCCCATACCTGCGCAAGGCACATCATATGCGGAGGAGTTAATTGGATTTGGAACTGTGCATAGGTCCAGACCAGAAAGTGCAAATGGAAAGACGATTGGTTTGTCTGCACTCTCCAGCTCCTCGGCGCAAAGCTGCCAGAATGTGAACACATATGTGGCGCCGTACCACTGTGCCCtgtgtgggaagagcttcacTGTGTCATCTAGCTTAAAAACTCATCAGAGGATCCACACTGGCGATAGACCGTTTTCctgctcccagtgtggaaaGCGTTTCACTCAGAAAGGAAGCTTGAAGTGTCACCAGAGAATTCACACGGGTGAGAGACCGTACACCTGCCCCCGATGCGGGATGAGTTTTACTCAGTCTAGCAGCCTTCACAGACATCTGCTAATTCACACCGGTGAGAAACCTTTCCCTTGTGCCCAGTGTGGgaagtgtttctctctgttggACAACTTAAAGGTTCACCAGCAAAGTCACACAGGGGAGAAGCCATTCTCCTGCACCCAGTGTGGTAAGAGTTTCACTTTGTTGTCAAACTTAAAGGTTCATCAGAGAAAGCATACAGAAAATAGGGTTAGATGCTAATACTATTTAGCACTGCCCACTCAGGCCACAAGGCTAAATTTTTTGGTCAAATAAAAAATTTgtctcagaaataaaatgtgaaaaccaTAGCTGTTGTGTAATTCTTGAGTCATCTTTCCTGGTcatgtacttttgttttctctccatgGGTGgcctctttatttttaaaacttctAAGGAAAATTGTGCTTGGCAGCAACTGCACTTAATTTGAATGCAACAGTAATTAATCCTCCATCTTTAAATTCTGTGGCATAATGTGGATACAAGATCAAAAGACCTGTAAACAGACTCCTCCAGGAAGTCACCCATCTTGTCCCCCAGGCACTGGGCACGGATGCTGCACTGCAAGGGTGTTTTAATCTAATCATCTGTGTCCATTAGCATAAAATACAACTAAAGAATTGGCGtctcaacaaaaaaataaagtaagatTATCAAGTTACCACAGGATGGTGTCCCTGCATTTACCATCACAGGAATCCAGAGACTACTAGACATTCATATGTGAACATGCCCTGTGGCTTCTCTTTCCCATCATCCCTGTTGCCAAGTCTAATTATCATCATGGGGTTGTGAATGTGACAGCCTCCCATCTGGCAGAATCCTCTAGAATGGGCACCTTGTGGCACACAGAACTGGCACAAACTGACAAATGTTTGTGGCATTACTCAAGTTCTCTCAGGCTGAGTGTTTTGAGAACTCCGTTTAGAAAAGCCAGTTAAACTCCTGATATTTGCgcatgtgctttattttttaaataatgtaactATCCACTTTTAAATGAAGTTGAGGCAGCACTGTTTATAATACTAAAGTTTTAAAATTTCAATTCATATGTAGAAAAGACTAAGCAAATTTTCTAGATTTATCATGCTAAAATTGCAGACCTAAATAGAATTGAAGACAGCAGAcattaaaattctgaaaagtaatgttttattaatattttacaatcctttatttcactgttatttGTCTTATTTGCTTTACTCCACTTTTAAGTGTTATTTACCATGCTGTCCAGATGACaacaaaaaggatgaaaaagtCTATACAACAGTTTTTGGGAGAAATTCACATTTCATCTTTCAATTACTGTTCTCTTCCCTTAAGTAAACATGTTAACATTAAAACAGGACTCAATAAATGGTGCTTTGTCGTCTTCCAAATATggcctgtccccccccccaaagaaataaaaaagttacCTCATATTTCAATTTCTCTGAAATGCTTTCAATATCTGCCTAAATTTAGTTATACAAGAAAAATCATTCAAGATTGCACTCCAAAACTGAAAGATAAAAAAgcataatgaaatgaaaacgaaaaggggaaaaaagcacttcAACACATTATGTGGCTTTCAGCAAGTGAGACCTATTTCTGCTCTATAAAGTAGGGGAGGAAACGAAGCAAATTTATTCCTAATTTATGAAGCTGTAAAAATTCaaactgacacattttttgcaccccccccttctccccccaaatatatatatatatatatatatgtatatatatacacaaggTAATCTAACAGATTTAAGTGTCCTCCCAAGCTTGGAAGTGCAATCCTGAATGATTTACAAATTTATATTATGAATGATAAAAGCATTGTTTGGGCATTGTCAGTTTAACTCATGAACTCATCTCACTTTTGGCTTGTTTTATTTACCTGTAAACACACCACAAAGTTTCAGTGCTGATGGTGGTCCTTTTGTCATACACTGACAGTTTCAAAAAGGATGGAAAGAGGACCTTTTTGCATAGCAGTTTGATCCATGCCAGGTTTGACAAAGAAGAAGGCTCTTGTACTGCATGTGGTAATGAGGAAAGTCAAGTAGGCCTGGTGTTACAGGTTTACAAATGCTCTTATCACGATGTGACAAGCATGAGATGGTTGGGCTTATGTCTGTTAGGCTGCACTTTGGAAAACCTGCAGCAGTGCAAACTGCTGTGAAATGTTCAGGTCCTGGACCTTCCCCCAGTATAATCTGATCGGGCTCTTATTTCACCAAACCCTTTCACCAAGGGTTATTACGGGTCTGCGAATTATCTTTGGTTCTCGAGtgaatcatgattttttttttttaacgtctaaacaaaatatgtaaaatcaaCCTGAAATCCAATAATCTTTCCACCAAATACCTTCAGTTTAGCGAGGCGATTAAAAGCATCAAACCGATGATGCGGTCGGGGTGGtgggggatggaggaggggggtttCCAGGGCTGGGAAGGTGATCCAACTGCGTTTGCATGAACAGACATGGACAGTCATCTTTGCATCCGTCTCTTCCAACTATGTTGAAATTCAATCCAGGAATGTCAACAGTAGCACACCCTGCTTTTTCTCCAACTCTTTCTGTCGCTCTCCAACGGTCAGTCACTGGAGATCTCTATCTTCAAGGTACCTGTACTCAAATGTGAATCCTTCCTTCTTCCTCTGGCCCCATTTCTCATAATCAAAGTAAATGTATGTCCCCTGAAAAACATTTGCTCATCAGACACTTCAGCCAGAAAATGGGGAACAAGCAgttcaaatacatacatgtataagACCATAAAATTTGCCTGTGCCCTACCTATAAATCAAAAATTAATTACCTGCTAGATATACGCATACAAACCTCTCGATATAAACATGTATGAAGCATAAAAAGATTACTGTATTAGTGTACTTTTTTGAACTGGTAATCAGCATTAAAATCAAGTAATTAAGGGAGTACCTGTTCAAATTCATCTGTGATGGTCTTGGGCTCCTCATGCCTCTGGAACCACATCATGTACTTTGTGTGGAATCGCCATGATTGCTTCTTCAGTGCCTTTGCTGCAAGATACTGTGCCTTAGTGCCCTGTAGAAGAAAAGGAAAGTTGTGGACATGAGTCTCTTGACCAACAAAGACCTCAGGTCAGGCTTGACCTCGACAGACACACGGCTGTCTGGTTACCTCTAGATAGTAGAATATGAAGAAGAGGGTCTCAGTAGACAGTCTCTGGTAGAACTCCACAGAGTCGGAGTGAGGAGGGGGCACCTGGTGGTGGAAAGGCAAGGTGGGGCACGGATTCCTCATCAAGTACTGCCTgtagaggggaggaggggagagttCAGTTCACTTCTCTGACAGCTCTACACCATTAAAGTGACAGGAAACAGCCCAGAGAAGCCCAGACCCCAACAACACAGTGTGGACATACCGAACAGCCCTGACACTTCCACAGGGAGGACCATGTTATCCCAGAATGCTGTACCTTATTCTCTCTGAGTCAGAAGGGTGGGGCATGTGCGTCCAGGCTGACTCCTGCATGGCCTGTTGATACATCTGCTCTTTGGACAGGGGGACGGGCCCGAGGGGACATACCCCCAGCGAGGGAGGGATGCTGACCTCAGACAGAGAAGGCTGGGGTGCTGTGGGAGGCCCAGGTGGGGCAGATGATGCAGGGAAGATGTCTGGGGAAAGTAAAATGGTGGCTCAGTGAAACAAACGGAGCTGATTCATTAGCACTACCAGTCAACCCTCAACCATTTAGAGCCAGTGACTTGTTTCAAATATCCGCGCAATTTTAAAGATACATCAGGTATCTTGCAAGCAGAATTAAATTCTGTGACAATTTATTCTggcatgaaaaaatacatattcttCTCAGATACACGGCACAGTTGAATGCGGTGCTGAACATGTGATGTGTAGTGTTAGTGTTCACATTCACCCCTGTCTGACAGGTGCAGCGCTGGTATCTCGCCCTCCAGTCCTGAGCCCAGGGCGGCTCTCTCTGCCATGGACTTCAGAGAGCTGAGGGGCTCTGGTGCCTGAGAGACAAGAGGGAGATGATGCCAGTGCTGTTGCTGATTGTAATGCAAATCCATTCGCATTCAGCTTTCACTACCATAATCGcctacttcttttttttttttttctttctgtttgccTTTCCCTGTGAACCCAAGCACACTCTATAGTCATTCTCAGTCTGCCAATCTGGTAGTGATCTCATTACATTTAAGGGTGTGACAATCATCTTGGGATGGTTTTCACTCCGTGACCTTCCTGGGGAACAGAACTGAAAGCGTAAAACCCACAAGCTGTTGGCTTTGATTAGTCTCAGTTTAAATCCAAACCCATTCTGTTTCCCAAAATTCAGCTTGTTTGTGGGAAATGGTAGTTTCACCAAACCCTCCCGTTCTCACCTTGATGCCTTCCGAggcctgtgtgtatgagtgaggcCCGTTCAGCAGACTCCCGCCTCCTGGCTTGCTTTCACTGTAGGATGGGGAGGGCGAGCTGGGGGGCAGGGTCATTGAGCCCAAGAGGCTGGAGCCAGTCTCCTTACtgggaaacagagggaaataaCTACATAATTCAGGTTATTCTGGGTGAGGATGACCAAACTGGGCATTTTACACCTGTCGCCCCTTTCATTCATCTGGAAATTCCCTAAAATAACAGgctgcagaagaaaaaacaaaaatcttcaGATGGCTATAAGAACTCCACAGACTGAGGTTGAGATGCATAAGAGACATACAGTCTCTTATTTATTGTGTTAAAACCTTTATATACAAAACAGAGTTGTCTCATGTTGGGAGCAAAGATCCCTTTGTGTGTCACACTTCAGTATTCATACTCTACTGTATTCACAGAATTCCCCATACCTGGGAATCCCTATATTCAAGATGAGGGTCTCCTGTCTAATTTGGcataaacagaataaaacaacacacagtaaTGACTCACGGGGGATTGGCTGCAGGCCCCAAGGAAGAGGGTTGGCTGTTTTGCGATTGGCTGGCACTACTGAGGGCGGAATCTGGTGTGCTATCTGCTACTACAGCACTGTAACCTGGAAGAAAAGGTGAGAATGTGGCATAAGTGAGGATATGAGGGAAAAATACTATTAGgtgacaaacaaaaaagagagcaaaTTAAAGACGTATATGTTAATGCAATTATTAAATACTAAATGTATACAGATGCACACTGCGAAAGAAAATGTAAACTGACAAAAAGAAGTACATTTGACAGACAGTAAACAGGCATtgcaaataaaccaaaaaacaacTAATGATCACGTAAGACACATGAATGGTGTTCTAAACTTACTGGTACTGCCATTCTGCTTCTGTCCACTGGGCGGCCTGGGAagtcctccacttcctcctcctgcaccaactcccccacctccacctgcaccCGAATTCCCTCCATTACCCCCTATGGCTCCAACAGCACTTCCAGGAGCCAGTCCGCCAACTGGACTAGGGGCCATCTGAGGCGGGCCCTGAACTGCGGTCTGCCCGCTGCCTAGACCCAAAATCCCACCGCTGCCACCACCGACTCCACTACCAGAGCCTAACAAACCGGCAGACACACCACTTCCGTTGCTACTGTTCCCTGTTCCTACCCCACTAGAGCTAGAAGTGCCACCCACAATAGACCCTCCTAGCCCACTTCCAACTGCCCCTGAAGCTGCTGCCTGGGCATAAGgagcaggggtggagcttgaCAAGAGCCCAGCCATGGTGTTGAGGGATGCCGGCATCCCAGACAGACCCAGGCCAGGAATTTGATTGGCACCACTAACCCCTGTCACGCTACCTTTGCTGAGGCCTAACCCCAGTCCAAGCCCCAAGGACGAGGCAGCGGTTGGCCCTGAAGTACCCTGAGGTTGGGAGTTTGTGGCAAGAAGACCGGGTGTGCTAGTATTGGGAGGTGAGGAAGCGACAGATgtggggagcaggaggaggctCGACGGGCTGGTGTTGGTGTTGGAGGGTGCCCCAGAATTcacagagtttttggcttgggattgatgctgctgttggttctgctgctgtgattGTTGCTGCTGagattgttgctgttgttgttgagtCGCTGTGCTGTAGCTGCCAGAGTTGGGAAGGAGCCCCCCTATGCTGCCGAGGAGGCTGTTGCCCCCTGTGATTGCCCCACTGCCACCTGTGATGGTAGCCATGGACACCAGCGAGGACGAGGAGGCTCCGGAAGAGGAtgacgaagaggaggaggatgaggaagaggaggacaaTGACGAAGAGGGATTGCCATTCTTTACTGGTGACTGAAAGAACAAGGGGGACGTATTGTAGAAGCATACACAGATAGTATCTGTAACCTCTGAATAAACAGTAAACTCTGAACAGggagaaaacacaagcacaaagcaaGCATCACTGTCTCACTTCCTTTTTCTATAGCCCTGAAACAGTGTACATTAGCTCATGGTTTTCCTCAGCTGCATGGCCTACAGAGCTATCCCAGAATATCCAACCATCAACATGGCATACTGATGGCTACATTGGGTGTAAACTGGTATAACTTCTACACACATTTGCCCTTTTCAAAGCCAAAACAAAGCTAGGAGCAATCGACAATAAACTGGCCTGGCAGGAAGGTACCACACCTGGCACTTCTATGCCAAGTAAAAGCGAAAATTGTTTAGGAATGTCCAGTGCTCTTctaacacagacaggaaatacTTGTTACCTGACTGACTTCACTGTCTGTGGAGCGTCCCCTTTTCTTGTCATCCTCTGAGTTCTCCtgaaagacatgcacacaagcatgaAGACACTTTGGGGAAAGGGACACATGAACACTGACACTTCACTGGCGCTACAGGGATAACTGCCAATGCCTTAGCTCCAACTGAAAGCATCAGCTTCTGTTTGACCTAAAATGGCTTTCAGTGTTGATTGTGCCGACTTAAACGCTGAACTTTACTTTTCATTTCTATCTTCCAATCTATCTTTCTCCTTTCCATTCTCCTAACTCTGTCCGCCCTTTGCCAGGGATGGGCACTTGCAGTTGCACCGGGTAGCCATTTTAAATCACTAAAAATGTGGAACTTTGTTATGAAGAAGCTTCCTTCCCAGAGTATAACACTAACACATAAATTaacagtttctttcttttctgtattgGGAACAACTCCCCTTGTGTGTGCTATTCCACTGTTGGCATAGTACTCGCTGGTTGAATGAAGAATTCACGGCGATATCAAGAACACACCCCGCCATAAAACACAAGGGGCTTCTCTGATGCTTGTGAAGAGAAAAGACCATTGGGAAATTACCAATAGACACTTACCGTAGTGCAAGTGGCAGGTGATGGAGGtatgggagaggaggaggtggtggaggtgggggtgctGCTGGAGTGATGGAAGATCTCATCCTCCATGTGAGAGTGACCAGGTGGAGATGTAGCCACCAGTGCTTGGGCTATACATGTAGAGGAAAGTGTTCAATGAGCTCAAAGGTACATGATACAAAGACATAGGCGATAATCTGCCGACCAAATTCAGGCATGTTTTTCAAGCCAATGTAGAGACCTGATTGCAAAACAGTAAACATCTCTACTTGATGTATCAATACAgaattaaactgaatgaaactttcacatttcaaagtTCAAATACATGGCCATATTAAGTAATTCCTTTATGAATTTCAGGTTGAAAGTTGTCAATAACAAAGTGTTTATTCAAATGCTCTGAAACAGtacatcaaaacacaaaattgccTCTTCTACAATGCCTGTACTTACGGATATCTTCAAGGTCCAGGTCGTCATAAAGGAACTCATTCTCCTCAAAGTCCGGGTCCTGTGAAGAGTCGAGGTAGTACTCCACATCGTCCTTGATCTTCCGGATCGAGTCCACCTGCACCGAGTCGTTGTCCAGCATACGCAGAATGGTCTCAAGCATGCGGATGTGGTACCTGTGCTTTTCTATGAAACGCTTGAGCTCCTCTATTCGGTCCTGCTTCTGTGGACGGCAACATGAGGACAGTCAGTGTGATGTGTGAAGGTCTGAGCTTATTCTCCCGTGAGTTGGGACAGCAACAGATGGATGGCCAGGGACTGTAAGACAACCTTACCTCTTTGTCCCCTTTCTTCTTACGAgtctggacagagagagactccaCCTCGCTTTCAAACTGGTCCACCTGCATGTTTAGAGTGTCTATCGTATTCTAATAGAGACGAAAAGACGATGCAGACGGTTTAGAGACAATGCGCCGCAGTACACAGAACAGCACCTGTATCACCACAACTTCAAATCAGTTCAACATTAAATCTGCTGTAAAGTAACTTCTGTTCTGctacacattttatgtttacatttttaatgtcacaCTAAAGTACAGTGCACGGCTGCCCAGGAGATactaaagaggaaaaacaacaagagTAGCCGTAGGCCAACAGGAATCAATCAGAAATTTCATCCCATGCCTCTCCATAACAATGCTAATCGAACACACTCACCGTCAGCCACTGTCCaacctcctccttctccctctgagCAGGGTCCACCTTCTGCGCAAGGCCCAGTCCCTCCTTGGAGTAGGCCTTCGTCTTTGTCTCCCGCTCTACTATCTTAAACCGCTCCATTTGCTGAGCGATGAGAGAGTAATGATATGGTGATTTAATTACTTGATTACGTGTACATAGCCCTTCATACATTAGCTTGCTGATGCAATTTCTTAAAATGGGTAAACCTGCTTTCATCTAAGAATTCAACCTGACCAAAATTCCTGGCTCATTTATAGACATAAACCCAATGTGCACTATGTACAATTAACATAATTGCATTGCACTTTCCACCTACAAATGATAGAGGCCAGGAGCCTTTAGAGAAAAGTA
Encoded here:
- the cnot3b gene encoding CCR4-NOT transcription complex subunit 3b, whose translation is MADKRKLQGEIDRCLKKVAEGVEQFEDIWQKLHNAANANQKEKYEADLKKEIKKLQRLRDQIKTWVASNEIKDKRQLVENRKLIETQMERFKIVERETKTKAYSKEGLGLAQKVDPAQREKEEVGQWLTNTIDTLNMQVDQFESEVESLSVQTRKKKGDKEKQDRIEELKRFIEKHRYHIRMLETILRMLDNDSVQVDSIRKIKDDVEYYLDSSQDPDFEENEFLYDDLDLEDIPQALVATSPPGHSHMEDEIFHHSSSTPTSTTSSSPIPPSPATCTTENSEDDKKRGRSTDSEVSQSPVKNGNPSSSLSSSSSSSSSSSSSSGASSSSLVSMATITGGSGAITGGNSLLGSIGGLLPNSGSYSTATQQQQQQSQQQQSQQQNQQQHQSQAKNSVNSGAPSNTNTSPSSLLLLPTSVASSPPNTSTPGLLATNSQPQGTSGPTAASSLGLGLGLGLSKGSVTGVSGANQIPGLGLSGMPASLNTMAGLLSSSTPAPYAQAAASGAVGSGLGGSIVGGTSSSSGVGTGNSSNGSGVSAGLLGSGSGVGGGSGGILGLGSGQTAVQGPPQMAPSPVGGLAPGSAVGAIGGNGGNSGAGGGGGVGAGGGSGGLPRPPSGQKQNGSTSYSAVVADSTPDSALSSASQSQNSQPSSLGPAANPPKETGSSLLGSMTLPPSSPSPSYSESKPGGGSLLNGPHSYTQASEGIKAPEPLSSLKSMAERAALGSGLEGEIPALHLSDRDIFPASSAPPGPPTAPQPSLSEVSIPPSLGVCPLGPVPLSKEQMYQQAMQESAWTHMPHPSDSERIRQYLMRNPCPTLPFHHQVPPPHSDSVEFYQRLSTETLFFIFYYLEGTKAQYLAAKALKKQSWRFHTKYMMWFQRHEEPKTITDEFEQGTYIYFDYEKWGQRKKEGFTFEYRYLEDRDLQ